One genomic region from Haloterrigena gelatinilytica encodes:
- a CDS encoding tRNA (N(6)-L-threonylcarbamoyladenosine(37)-C(2))-methylthiotransferase, translating to MARYHIETYGCTSNRGESREIERRLRDAGHYRVDGPDEADVAILNTCTVVEKTERNMLRRAEELSEETADLFITGCMALAQGEEFRATDVDGQVLHWDEVPEAVTNGECPTTTPDAEPILDGVVGILPIARGCMSDCSYCITKQATGKIDSPPIEENVEKARALIHAGAKEIRITGQDTGVYGWDEGERKLHRLLSEICAIEGDFRVRVGMANPKGVHGIREELADVFAENEELYDFLHAPVQSGSNDVLGDMRRQHQVDEYVEVVETFDDALDYWTLSTDFIVGFPSETDRDHAQSMALLRETRPEKINVTRFSKRPGTDAAEMKGLGGTVKKERSKEMSEAKREIVREAYADMVGEVREDCLVVEEGTADSVKCRDSAYRQVIVQNASEYGIEPGNFVDLEVTAHETMYAFGEPV from the coding sequence ATGGCCCGGTATCACATCGAAACCTACGGCTGTACGTCCAACCGCGGGGAAAGCCGCGAGATCGAGCGCCGGCTCCGCGATGCGGGCCACTACCGGGTCGACGGACCGGACGAAGCCGACGTCGCCATCCTCAACACCTGTACCGTCGTCGAGAAGACCGAGCGGAACATGCTCCGGCGGGCCGAGGAGCTCTCGGAGGAGACCGCGGACCTCTTTATCACCGGCTGCATGGCCCTCGCGCAGGGCGAGGAGTTCCGCGCGACCGACGTCGACGGCCAGGTGCTCCACTGGGACGAGGTGCCGGAGGCGGTCACCAACGGCGAGTGTCCGACGACGACCCCCGACGCCGAGCCGATTCTGGACGGCGTCGTCGGCATCCTCCCCATCGCCCGGGGCTGCATGTCCGACTGTTCGTACTGCATCACGAAGCAGGCGACCGGCAAGATCGACTCCCCGCCGATCGAGGAGAACGTCGAGAAGGCCCGCGCGCTGATCCACGCCGGCGCCAAGGAGATCCGCATCACCGGCCAGGACACCGGCGTCTACGGCTGGGACGAGGGCGAGCGGAAGCTCCACCGACTGCTCTCCGAGATCTGCGCGATCGAGGGCGACTTCCGCGTGCGCGTGGGGATGGCCAACCCGAAGGGCGTCCACGGCATCCGCGAGGAACTGGCCGACGTCTTCGCCGAAAACGAGGAGCTCTACGACTTCCTGCACGCGCCCGTCCAGTCCGGATCGAACGACGTGCTCGGGGACATGCGCCGCCAACACCAGGTCGACGAGTACGTCGAGGTCGTCGAGACCTTCGACGACGCCCTGGACTACTGGACGCTCTCGACGGACTTCATCGTCGGCTTCCCCTCCGAAACCGACCGCGATCACGCCCAGTCGATGGCGCTGCTGCGCGAGACCCGGCCCGAAAAGATCAACGTCACCCGCTTCTCGAAGCGCCCCGGGACGGACGCCGCCGAGATGAAGGGCCTGGGCGGCACGGTCAAGAAGGAACGGTCCAAGGAGATGAGCGAAGCCAAGCGCGAGATCGTCCGCGAGGCCTACGCCGACATGGTCGGCGAGGTCCGCGAGGACTGTCTCGTCGTCGAGGAGGGGACCGCCGACTCCGTGAAGTGTCGCGACTCGGCGTACCGGCAGGTTATCGTCCAAAACGCGAGCGAGTACGGCATAGAGCCCGGCAACTTCGTCGACCTCGAGGTGACGGCCCACGAGACGATGTACGCGTTCGGCGAGCCGGTCTGA
- a CDS encoding HNH endonuclease, protein MTSRDWQADRRAVFDRDDRACRHCETTGDDADPTALRTYPVGAVPLEGTVHESSLATVCPDCFETLRFASDGAASPAESVSSEALFRLVRETTRVQGGAISDIASFASLATSLPTTLADVGTTADAGDDSESTVDETAAAYRDGRREALLALDVADARLERVPVDGTAFDADVRSSLSTVAETATDLQATLREAVARSEIVPVCLGRCHGCFEPLEGEGACSTCGLEARETADWRGDGGEIAFERLFSSINDSLQGASTTTETLTDRTMTLASQLTES, encoded by the coding sequence GTGACTTCCCGCGACTGGCAGGCCGACCGGCGCGCCGTCTTCGACCGCGACGACCGCGCGTGTCGCCACTGCGAGACGACCGGCGACGACGCCGACCCGACCGCCCTTCGAACGTACCCCGTCGGCGCCGTCCCCCTCGAGGGAACGGTCCACGAGAGCTCCCTCGCGACCGTCTGTCCCGACTGTTTCGAGACACTCCGGTTCGCTTCCGACGGCGCCGCGTCGCCCGCCGAATCGGTCTCGAGCGAGGCGTTGTTCCGACTCGTCCGCGAGACGACCCGCGTGCAGGGCGGCGCCATCTCCGACATCGCCTCCTTCGCCTCGCTCGCGACGTCGCTGCCGACGACGCTCGCGGACGTCGGAACGACCGCCGACGCGGGGGACGACTCCGAGTCGACGGTCGACGAGACCGCCGCGGCGTACCGCGACGGCCGCCGCGAGGCCCTGCTCGCGCTCGACGTCGCCGACGCGCGCCTCGAGCGCGTCCCAGTCGACGGAACGGCGTTCGACGCCGACGTCCGCTCGTCGCTGTCGACGGTCGCCGAGACCGCGACCGACCTGCAGGCGACGCTGCGCGAGGCCGTCGCCCGTTCCGAGATCGTCCCCGTCTGCCTCGGGCGCTGCCACGGCTGTTTCGAGCCGCTCGAGGGCGAGGGCGCCTGTTCGACCTGCGGTCTCGAGGCCCGCGAAACTGCCGACTGGCGCGGCGATGGGGGCGAGATCGCGTTCGAACGGCTGTTCTCGTCGATCAACGACAGTCTCCAGGGCGCCTCGACGACGACGGAGACGCTGACCGATCGGACGATGACGTTGGCGAGTCAGTTGACCGAGTCCTGA
- a CDS encoding DUF547 domain-containing protein — translation MSTQLDPLSLSADLLYTVKTEGDTDWLRDHLATLERSRLDRALERRTAKLAFWLNCYNAYTQLLLEEEAELDGEAGRLERWKFVSRDRIPISGVRLSLVDIEHGMLRRSKHPWGLGYVPRPFPSSFERRYRLPECDPRIHFAISHCAEPSPPITTYSPPDVDAELDVAVEWFLEETVTYDADANAATVPRLFRRYRGDFGGKRGIVSFLRTYDAIPAERRPSLEYESATRTPDVDFDADSDAFRP, via the coding sequence ATGTCGACCCAGCTCGATCCCCTCTCCCTCTCTGCCGATCTGCTCTACACGGTCAAGACCGAGGGCGATACCGACTGGTTGCGAGACCACCTCGCGACGCTCGAGCGATCGCGCCTCGACCGGGCCCTCGAGCGCCGGACCGCGAAATTGGCGTTCTGGCTCAACTGTTATAACGCCTACACACAGTTGCTCCTCGAGGAGGAGGCCGAACTCGACGGCGAGGCGGGTCGCCTCGAGCGCTGGAAGTTCGTCTCCCGGGATCGGATCCCGATCAGCGGCGTCCGTCTCAGTCTCGTCGACATCGAACACGGCATGCTTCGGCGGTCGAAACACCCCTGGGGGCTCGGCTACGTCCCGCGGCCGTTTCCCTCGTCGTTCGAACGGCGGTACCGCCTCCCCGAGTGCGACCCGCGGATCCACTTCGCCATCAGCCACTGCGCCGAGCCCTCGCCGCCGATTACGACCTACTCGCCGCCCGACGTGGACGCGGAACTGGACGTCGCCGTCGAGTGGTTCCTCGAGGAGACCGTCACGTACGACGCCGACGCTAACGCCGCCACCGTCCCGCGACTCTTCCGCCGCTACCGCGGCGATTTCGGCGGCAAACGCGGGATCGTCTCGTTTCTCCGGACCTACGACGCGATCCCGGCGGAGCGACGCCCGTCGCTCGAGTACGAATCGGCGACCCGGACGCCGGACGTCGACTTCGACGCCGATTCGGACGCGTTTCGGCCGTAG
- a CDS encoding AI-2E family transporter: MNISKGFLLALVAVLAFLSWLLIAPFLQYALIAVLLAYVLRPLQRRLEQRTSPMIAAMALVLLTITGFVIPLAIVLTIVIQDATRIVENLNTDSVSVTEVESFIQEQTGVSVDLMSSLMDAARQGGQMVLEQSTAWLSALTHALIGFGLALFLLYYLLKDGNNLIGWIRKRTPLPDDVQDDLYEELDEVMQAVLIGHVLIALVQGLLAGIGLIATGIPNAAFWTVIMVVLALIPIIGTFLVWGPAVVFLLATGEPLLAVGLFVYSTVIVGLSDDYLRPVVVDRYAELNPAVIIVGVLGGAYAFGFMGLFFGPVILGALRATLTVFHDNYERLERERFGG; the protein is encoded by the coding sequence GTGAACATCAGCAAGGGGTTTCTCCTGGCACTCGTCGCGGTTTTGGCCTTCCTCTCGTGGCTGCTCATCGCGCCGTTTCTCCAGTACGCCCTCATCGCCGTGCTCCTCGCGTACGTTCTCCGCCCGCTCCAGCGCCGCCTCGAGCAGCGGACCTCGCCGATGATCGCCGCGATGGCGCTCGTCTTACTGACGATCACCGGCTTCGTGATCCCGCTCGCGATCGTCCTCACGATCGTCATCCAAGACGCCACGAGGATCGTGGAAAACCTCAACACCGACTCCGTCAGCGTCACGGAAGTCGAATCGTTCATCCAGGAGCAGACGGGGGTGAGCGTCGATCTGATGTCCTCGCTGATGGACGCGGCCCGGCAGGGCGGCCAGATGGTACTCGAGCAGTCGACCGCGTGGTTGAGCGCGCTCACCCACGCGCTGATCGGCTTCGGACTGGCGCTGTTCCTGCTCTACTACCTGCTCAAGGACGGAAACAATCTCATCGGCTGGATCCGGAAGCGGACGCCGCTCCCGGACGACGTGCAGGACGACCTCTACGAAGAACTCGACGAGGTCATGCAGGCCGTCCTCATCGGCCACGTCCTCATCGCCCTCGTGCAGGGACTGCTCGCGGGGATCGGGCTGATCGCCACCGGAATCCCGAACGCCGCGTTCTGGACGGTCATCATGGTCGTCCTCGCGCTGATTCCGATCATCGGCACGTTCCTCGTCTGGGGGCCCGCCGTCGTCTTCCTGTTGGCGACCGGCGAGCCGCTACTGGCCGTGGGGCTGTTCGTCTACAGCACCGTCATCGTCGGCCTCTCGGACGACTACCTGCGGCCGGTCGTCGTCGACCGCTACGCCGAACTGAACCCCGCGGTCATCATCGTCGGCGTCCTCGGCGGCGCCTACGCCTTCGGCTTCATGGGGCTGTTCTTCGGGCCGGTGATCCTCGGCGCGCTCCGGGCCACGCTGACCGTCTTCCACGACAATTACGAACGCCTCGAGAGAGAGCGGTTCGGCGGCTGA
- a CDS encoding HIT family protein: protein MDQVFAPWRIDWIKRDEGNPEVEDCVFCELPALDTDRENLIVARSEHAFVMFNNYPYNPGHAMVIPHAHTGDYTDLDGEQLLDHARLKQRTFDALEAGLEPDGFNAGLNLGDGAGGSIDDHLHTHVVPRWEGDTNFMPVISDTTVIVEALEETYERVRDAFAEQAGATVPDEDSAVVFEFE from the coding sequence ATGGATCAGGTGTTTGCACCGTGGCGGATCGACTGGATCAAGCGCGACGAGGGAAACCCCGAGGTCGAGGACTGCGTCTTCTGCGAACTGCCCGCCCTCGATACCGACAGGGAGAACCTGATCGTCGCCCGGAGCGAGCACGCGTTCGTGATGTTCAATAATTACCCGTACAACCCGGGTCACGCGATGGTTATCCCTCACGCTCATACCGGCGACTACACCGACCTCGACGGCGAGCAACTGCTCGATCACGCCCGCTTGAAACAGCGCACCTTCGACGCGCTCGAGGCCGGACTCGAACCGGACGGCTTCAACGCCGGCTTGAACCTCGGCGACGGGGCCGGCGGCTCCATCGACGACCACCTCCACACCCACGTCGTACCCCGCTGGGAGGGCGACACCAACTTCATGCCCGTCATCAGCGACACCACGGTGATCGTCGAGGCGCTCGAGGAGACCTACGAGCGCGTCCGCGACGCCTTCGCCGAGCAGGCGGGCGCGACCGTCCCCGACGAGGACAGCGCCGTCGTCTTCGAGTTCGAGTAG
- a CDS encoding amphi-Trp domain-containing protein → MDDSPTDVEFELERAYDREELAAVFREFGAALAEDRPLKIDDGERTATVSIPERVVAELEAEREDDEPPVAELELELEWDDPDGSTIRLGDSERGTPGVVGADAAAEGEPETDPAAATMPPEAVPGGPDADDASTDGADSRSESESAPADADPDARQEQDGRTSRFEVYEDRGGEWRWRLVHWNGNIVADSGEGYTSRSNAKRAARSVMRAAPTATVEDRED, encoded by the coding sequence ATGGACGACTCACCAACCGACGTCGAGTTCGAACTCGAGCGCGCGTACGACCGCGAGGAACTCGCCGCCGTCTTCCGGGAGTTCGGGGCGGCGCTGGCCGAGGATCGACCCCTGAAAATCGACGACGGCGAGCGGACCGCGACGGTGTCGATTCCGGAGCGGGTCGTCGCCGAGTTAGAGGCCGAACGCGAGGACGACGAGCCGCCCGTCGCCGAACTGGAGCTGGAACTCGAGTGGGACGATCCGGACGGCTCGACGATACGGCTCGGCGACAGCGAGCGCGGGACGCCCGGCGTCGTCGGCGCCGACGCAGCCGCCGAAGGCGAACCCGAGACCGATCCCGCGGCGGCGACGATGCCGCCGGAGGCCGTTCCCGGCGGCCCGGACGCTGACGACGCGTCGACGGACGGAGCCGACTCGCGCTCGGAGTCGGAGTCGGCGCCGGCGGACGCCGACCCGGACGCTCGGCAAGAGCAGGACGGCCGAACCAGCCGGTTCGAAGTCTACGAGGACCGCGGCGGCGAGTGGCGCTGGCGGCTCGTCCACTGGAACGGGAACATCGTGGCCGACAGCGGCGAAGGGTACACCTCGCGGTCGAACGCGAAACGGGCGGCCCGAAGCGTCATGCGGGCGGCGCCGACCGCGACCGTCGAGGATCGGGAGGACTGA
- the map gene encoding type II methionyl aminopeptidase: MAESEVDLESEQYEKHREAGEILAQVREEAAERVEVGTSHLEVAEFAEDRIRELGGEPAFPVNISIDEEAAHATPSIDDDTTFGEEMVNLDIGVHVDGWLADTAITVDLSGNPELAEASEQALEAALDIIEPGVDTGDIGAEIEDVIDGYGYNPVVNLTGHGLGHWEQHTSPNIPNRAVSQGTTLEVGDVVAIEPFATDGGGKVSEGASEEIFALEREGSVRNRQAREALEQITEEFRTLPFATRWLETDRPEMALRRLKRNDIVHGYPVLKEDDGYLVSQKEHTIIITEDGCEVTTASD, translated from the coding sequence ATGGCCGAATCCGAGGTGGACTTAGAGTCCGAGCAGTACGAGAAGCACCGCGAGGCGGGGGAGATCCTCGCGCAGGTGCGCGAAGAGGCAGCCGAGCGCGTCGAGGTCGGCACGAGTCACCTCGAGGTCGCCGAGTTCGCCGAGGACCGCATTCGCGAACTCGGCGGCGAACCCGCCTTCCCGGTCAACATCTCGATCGACGAGGAGGCGGCCCACGCGACGCCCTCGATCGACGACGACACCACGTTCGGCGAGGAGATGGTCAACTTGGACATCGGCGTCCACGTCGACGGCTGGCTGGCCGACACCGCCATCACCGTCGACCTCTCGGGCAACCCCGAACTCGCCGAGGCCTCCGAGCAGGCCCTCGAGGCGGCCCTCGATATCATCGAACCGGGCGTCGACACGGGCGACATCGGCGCCGAGATCGAGGACGTCATCGACGGCTACGGCTACAACCCCGTCGTCAATCTGACCGGGCACGGACTGGGCCACTGGGAGCAACACACCAGCCCGAACATTCCCAACCGCGCCGTCTCGCAGGGGACGACGCTCGAGGTCGGCGACGTCGTCGCCATCGAGCCGTTCGCGACCGACGGCGGCGGCAAGGTCAGCGAGGGCGCCAGCGAGGAAATTTTCGCCCTCGAGCGCGAGGGCTCGGTGCGCAACCGGCAGGCCCGCGAGGCGCTGGAGCAGATCACCGAGGAGTTCCGCACGCTGCCGTTCGCGACGCGGTGGCTCGAGACCGACCGGCCGGAGATGGCGCTGCGCCGACTCAAGCGCAACGACATCGTCCACGGCTACCCGGTGTTGAAGGAGGACGACGGGTACCTCGTCAGCCAGAAGGAGCACACGATCATTATCACCGAGGACGGCTGCGAAGTCACGACGGCGTCGGACTGA
- the icd gene encoding isocitrate dehydrogenase (NADP(+)), which translates to MSYDKIEVPDAGEKITLKEGTEDELEVPDNPIIPIIYGDGVGSDVGPAAQKVLEAAAEATGREINWMRVYAGESAREKYDENLPDETVEAIKEHRVAIKGPLTTPVGAGFRSLNVGLRKLLDLYANVRPTYHLDGVPSPVSEPEQMDMVTFRENTEDVYAGIEWEEGTDEVQQVKEFVEEEMGQDDVIHDGPVGIGVKPITEFGTKRLVRRAIDYALEHDRDSVTLVHKGNIMKFTEGQFRDWGYEVAEEEYGDEVITEDTLWEEQDGEAPEDTLVVNDRIADNMLQQLLTRTDNYDVIATMNLNGDYLSDAAGAQIGGLGIAPGANFGDGRLLAEPVHGSAPKYEGQDKVNPTAMILSGRMMLEYLGWNDAADLVRDAVEETISSGKVTYDLERQLDDAEKLATSEFAQEVVDNIEKLS; encoded by the coding sequence ATGAGCTACGACAAGATCGAGGTCCCCGACGCGGGGGAGAAGATCACGCTGAAAGAGGGAACCGAGGACGAACTCGAGGTCCCTGACAACCCGATTATTCCGATTATCTACGGCGACGGCGTCGGGAGCGACGTCGGTCCGGCCGCACAGAAGGTCCTCGAGGCCGCCGCCGAAGCGACCGGCCGCGAGATCAACTGGATGCGGGTCTACGCCGGCGAGTCCGCCCGGGAGAAGTACGACGAGAACCTGCCCGACGAGACCGTCGAGGCCATCAAGGAACACCGCGTCGCGATCAAGGGCCCGCTGACGACGCCCGTCGGCGCCGGCTTCCGCTCGCTGAACGTCGGCCTGCGCAAGCTACTCGACCTCTACGCGAACGTCCGACCGACCTATCACCTCGACGGCGTTCCGTCGCCCGTCTCCGAGCCCGAGCAGATGGACATGGTCACCTTCCGTGAGAACACGGAGGACGTCTACGCCGGCATCGAGTGGGAGGAAGGCACTGACGAGGTCCAGCAGGTCAAGGAGTTCGTCGAGGAGGAGATGGGCCAGGACGACGTCATCCACGACGGCCCCGTCGGCATCGGCGTCAAGCCGATCACGGAGTTCGGCACGAAGCGACTCGTCCGCCGCGCCATCGACTACGCCCTCGAGCACGACCGGGACTCGGTCACGCTGGTCCACAAGGGCAACATCATGAAGTTCACCGAGGGGCAGTTCCGCGACTGGGGCTACGAGGTCGCCGAAGAGGAGTACGGCGACGAAGTCATCACCGAGGACACCCTCTGGGAGGAGCAGGACGGCGAGGCGCCCGAGGACACGCTCGTCGTCAACGATCGCATCGCGGACAACATGCTTCAGCAGCTGCTCACCCGCACTGACAACTACGACGTCATCGCGACGATGAACTTAAACGGGGACTACCTCTCGGACGCCGCCGGCGCCCAGATCGGCGGCCTCGGCATCGCGCCCGGCGCCAACTTCGGCGACGGCCGCCTGCTCGCCGAGCCCGTCCACGGCTCCGCGCCCAAGTACGAGGGCCAGGACAAGGTCAACCCGACCGCCATGATCCTCTCGGGCCGCATGATGCTCGAGTACCTCGGTTGGAACGACGCCGCCGACCTCGTCCGCGACGCCGTCGAGGAGACCATCTCCTCGGGCAAGGTCACCTACGACCTCGAGCGTCAGCTCGACGACGCCGAGAAGCTCGCCACCAGCGAGTTCGCCCAGGAAGTCGTCGACAACATCGAAAAGCTCTCGTAG
- a CDS encoding DUF7835 family putative zinc beta-ribbon protein — MATTDDSFNGMTEHCTNCDLETLHEVSVQIRTESLKKENAQFSREPYRVAECQRCGNRSSQRMNNA; from the coding sequence ATGGCAACGACTGACGACTCCTTCAACGGGATGACCGAGCACTGCACGAACTGCGATCTCGAGACACTCCACGAAGTGTCCGTCCAGATTCGAACCGAAAGTCTCAAGAAAGAAAACGCTCAGTTCTCGCGCGAACCCTACCGCGTGGCCGAGTGTCAGCGGTGTGGCAACCGCTCGAGCCAGCGGATGAACAACGCCTGA
- a CDS encoding mechanosensitive ion channel family protein: protein MYVLTRLEELIAAYLSLLDNVATFLLTFALVYAIGRYVVLPLVSAALDYRDTERTLQRGLERVVAFGVIAAAIVVGLSIAGLSFVLDRAAILVAALTVALGFAAQNVVGNFVSGAFIVTDPSFNIGDWIRWSDQEGIIEDISFRSTRVRTLDNETITVPNSELTANAVTNAVLNDRLRLTFPIAVSYDADLDAITRILTDAAVDHPDILADPQPTARIAALDDAVQVVASFWIADPDRSTYARVRSEYAREIVDRLEREGIDLAAATPQALEQSAAAGPRSAIHARTDDTDSGTDE from the coding sequence GTGTATGTCCTGACCCGACTCGAGGAACTGATCGCGGCGTATCTCTCCCTGCTGGACAACGTCGCGACCTTCCTGCTGACGTTCGCGCTGGTGTACGCGATCGGTCGGTACGTCGTCCTTCCGCTCGTGAGCGCCGCGCTGGACTATCGAGACACGGAACGGACCCTCCAGCGGGGTCTCGAGCGCGTCGTGGCATTCGGCGTGATCGCCGCGGCGATCGTGGTCGGCCTCTCGATCGCCGGTCTCAGCTTCGTCCTCGATCGCGCGGCGATCCTCGTCGCGGCGCTGACGGTCGCGCTCGGTTTCGCCGCGCAGAACGTCGTCGGCAACTTCGTCAGCGGCGCGTTCATCGTCACCGATCCGAGCTTCAACATCGGCGATTGGATCCGGTGGTCGGATCAGGAAGGGATCATCGAGGACATCAGCTTCCGGTCGACGCGGGTCCGAACGCTCGACAACGAGACCATCACGGTGCCGAATTCGGAACTGACCGCGAACGCGGTCACCAACGCCGTCCTCAACGACCGACTCCGGTTGACCTTCCCGATCGCGGTCAGTTACGACGCCGATCTCGACGCCATCACCCGGATTTTGACCGACGCGGCTGTCGACCACCCCGATATCCTCGCGGACCCGCAACCGACCGCTCGGATTGCAGCCCTCGACGACGCGGTGCAGGTCGTCGCCTCGTTCTGGATCGCCGATCCCGACCGCAGTACCTACGCTCGCGTTCGCTCGGAGTACGCCCGCGAAATCGTCGATCGGCTCGAGCGCGAGGGGATCGATCTCGCCGCCGCGACCCCGCAGGCGCTCGAGCAGTCCGCCGCCGCGGGGCCGCGATCGGCGATTCACGCGAGGACGGACGATACCGACAGCGGAACCGACGAGTAA
- a CDS encoding cupin domain-containing protein, which translates to MEYEVVHADDVPMTDLSESDEVPPDLRIRALDEVLEADHVQLKLWYFDPGEEIRYHAHAEQEELYYVLEGEFSLKLGRSGEEEYVEAGPGTFWIAKPEIGHGHRNVGDEEGVVLAIGAPAVEDPGLDPHGLDESEG; encoded by the coding sequence ATGGAGTACGAAGTCGTCCACGCCGACGACGTCCCGATGACGGATCTCTCCGAGAGCGACGAGGTCCCGCCAGACCTGCGGATCCGCGCGCTCGACGAGGTCCTCGAGGCCGATCACGTGCAACTCAAGCTCTGGTACTTCGACCCCGGCGAGGAGATTCGGTACCACGCCCACGCCGAACAGGAGGAGCTCTACTACGTCCTCGAGGGCGAGTTCTCGCTGAAACTCGGCCGCTCGGGCGAGGAGGAGTACGTCGAGGCCGGACCGGGAACGTTCTGGATCGCCAAACCCGAAATCGGCCACGGCCACCGCAACGTCGGCGACGAGGAGGGCGTCGTGCTCGCCATCGGCGCCCCCGCGGTCGAGGATCCGGGGTTGGATCCCCACGGACTCGACGAGAGCGAGGGATAG
- a CDS encoding redoxin domain-containing protein: MPPTEGEELSDFEALLCDGETFRSTALSAALADRGGVVICTGFAFSAIARNWWTQFVRAGWDEFEDVAVLGVSRDGPYAQNAFLRWLGSPGFRFFADVDGEVSESLDLLADRDHMAAVSTPWRSAFVVDADRTVQYAFVADDWISPLPLEEIEDAVASL, encoded by the coding sequence ATGCCACCGACCGAGGGCGAGGAACTCTCCGACTTCGAGGCGCTGCTGTGCGACGGCGAGACGTTTCGCTCGACGGCGCTGTCCGCGGCGCTCGCGGACCGCGGCGGCGTCGTGATCTGTACCGGGTTCGCGTTCAGCGCGATCGCGCGGAACTGGTGGACGCAGTTCGTCCGGGCCGGCTGGGACGAGTTCGAGGACGTCGCGGTGCTGGGCGTCAGCCGAGACGGTCCCTACGCGCAGAACGCGTTCCTGCGCTGGCTCGGGTCCCCCGGGTTTCGCTTCTTCGCGGACGTCGACGGCGAGGTGAGCGAGTCGCTCGACCTGCTGGCCGACCGCGATCACATGGCCGCCGTCTCGACGCCGTGGCGCTCGGCGTTCGTCGTCGACGCCGATCGGACGGTTCAGTACGCGTTCGTCGCGGACGACTGGATCTCGCCGCTGCCGCTCGAGGAGATCGAAGACGCGGTCGCGAGTCTCTAG
- a CDS encoding glutathione S-transferase N-terminal domain-containing protein, giving the protein MVTLYQLEGCPYCELVADRLDELDVDYDSVWVEGLHSKRDEVKRISGQRQVPVIVDDEYGVTMAESERIVDYLERTYA; this is encoded by the coding sequence ATGGTCACGCTGTACCAACTCGAGGGCTGTCCGTACTGCGAACTCGTCGCCGACCGGCTCGACGAGCTCGACGTCGACTACGACAGCGTCTGGGTCGAGGGACTACACTCGAAGCGCGACGAAGTCAAGCGGATCTCCGGCCAGCGGCAGGTGCCGGTCATCGTCGACGACGAGTACGGCGTCACGATGGCCGAGTCCGAACGGATCGTCGACTACCTCGAGCGGACGTACGCCTGA